AGCAAGAACAAAAAGCGTGTGACACTTGGTATAAAAATGAGCTTAAATCCCGTGGTGTTGATGAAGCGGCTATTGTTGCGCTTAAAGGCAAAATTCGAGAATTAGAAACTCAAATCAGTAATGCTGAAAAACGTCGCAGTGACGTATTACGTTATGATCATTGGTATCAAAATGCTTGGCTTATTACTAAGCCTAAGCTGCAAACTGACTTATCAAAGGTTAAGCAAGCTGCGCTTGAATTAGAGCAACAACTTGCAAATAAAACCGCCGATGTTAAGCAACGTAAACTGGTACTTGAAACAAAGAAGAAAGCATCTGATGCAGCACAAGTTGATGCCTCAGAAAATCTCACCAAATTACGTGCAGTAATGCGTAAACTGGCAGAGCTTAAATTACCAAAAAGCAAAGATGAAGCCGACGGTAGTATTGGCGAGCGTTTACGCCAAGGTGAAGAGCTACTTTTACAGCGTGATTATTTGCTGGGTTCTGTAAAGCAGTATGTTGAACACTTTGACTCGGTCATCGCTAGCAAGTCTGGTTCAAGTTTAGCTGAGTTTTGGGAGCGTGCTCGTGATGAGTCAAGCTTTACCAATGACAAAGGCATCCGCTTATTAGATTATCGCAAGCTTGTGCCGCAACTTGAGCAATTATTAAATGTCATGGTGCCGCAATCGTTAATGGCGATTCGCGAGCAAGGACGGATTTTCGGTATTGATTTGACTGCTTACTATGACGTACTAGCCGATATCGATCGCCGTATTGCTTCACAAAGTGCGCGCATTACCCGTGAAGTAGGTGAGGAGTTATTCCTCGATGGTGTTTCTGAATCAGCCGTCAGAATTCGTTCGCGGATCAGTGAGCTTGAGTTCTGGCCTGAGCTTGAAGTGTTTGTAAAAGCCTTTAAACAGTGGAAAGCAGATGGCTTTAGCCAATTACCTGATGAGCATTACACCTCAAGCATGCGACGGGCCTTAGATATTATTGGCCGTTCAGCATTATCCGGTGGCATTGCTAAGTTATTGGAAATTGAACTGCGTCTAAAAGAAGGTAATAGCGATTTGATTATTCGTACCGATAGACAACTTAATGAGTCGTCAAGTCATGGTATGGCTTACTTAATTTTGTGTAAGTTCTTATTGGCATTTACCCGTTTATTACGTGGAAAAGCTGATGTGACTATTCATTGGCCTATTGATGAGTTAGGCACCTTGCACCACACCAATGTGAAGAAGATTTTTGATGCCTGTGTGAATAACAATATTAGTGTATTGGGCGCATTCCCGAACCCTGAATCAGAAGTACTTAACCTGTTTGCTAACCGCTACATCATTAATAAGCAAACCCGTAAACTGCAAGTGGTAAAACCTAAGAGTAACCCTTTGGCTGAACGCTTAAGTCAACGTGCTACTAAGGAGGCAATCTAATGTCTGAATCAAACCAAACAGCCTTCTCTTCAGGTACTAAAGCATCTTCTGAATTTAGTTCGTCTTCTGAAACTACATTAGTGGGCACAGGCATGCTTATCGAGCAGTTACTTCGAGGTGAGTTTATTTGCCGCACGACCAATGAAGATGGTTGGCGTGCACTTAAAAACAGTCAAACATTTGAGAAAGTTGAGCAATATCTTAATCAAATCAATCGTACAATTTCGTCAGCAGCGGAAGGCGATGTGTTCTTTTGCGGATACCTGCAGTTAGGCGAGCAAGAAAAGAAAGTTATTTCGAGCCAGTTTAAAGATATTTGCTCGGCATTAATTCCGCTAGTGGAATGGCTTGTGCTGGTGCAAGAAAGCAGTGGTCAAGATGCCCCTTTAAGTGAAGGAGCGCCAATTCGCTTAACTGAGCTGCAAGCCCGAATAGAAGATACGCCCGCTTTTATGGAGCAATTGGCTAAACTTAGTCAGTATCGCTTATTTGGATCAACCAGTAGCAATGTCGATAATCAGATTAAGCTAGTCTTTAAGCGTTTGGTTGAACTGGGGTACTTAGTAAAACCGAATAGCGAAAAACAAATTTACATCGCCACAGGTAAGCTTGATTACTTATATGAAGTGATTCGCTTTATCGATGAGACAGAAGGCTTAAGTCTTGAAGCGCAAGCAGAAACGGCCACTCAAAGGGATTTAGTATGAGTAATAATTTACATCAAGCCGGGGTTAAGTTGCTCAAGCAGCTTAGTCGTCATGCTGATGTGGTTATGGATGCCTATCTAGCAGGATCGGTAAATGAGCTGACTCATGATGCTGCAGTGATTGAGAAACTTAAAAAAAGTGGCATCTTATGGCGACCTGAGCCCGATGAAGAGCTACGCCTAAAACGATCTGTTCGAGCCTTACTTGAAGAGGCCTTGAGTGATGAGCGTAATCGTCAGATTGATGCCAATGTTGGTTCGGCGTTTAGCACTATTAAAACCTTGGCTGATCATTATAAAGAAGCCCGCCATAATATTGATTATGGCGCAGCTGAAGCTTACTTGGCTGATTTAAGTGAGCATGTTTATAGCTTTACCGATAGCCTACGTTATTCCATTAGGGTGTTGTGGAGCAGGATCAATAATGAATTTGGTTACGTGGGCAGTATTAGCGCTAAAATTCGCGAGAATGAGTTAGCGCAAAGCCAAGTTTCTGAGTTATTAAACGGACTGGAAATGTTCCAGTTTAGCGAGTTAAGTGAAATCGCTGGTGATATTCGCGAACTCAGAAGATTGCTTGTGACCAGTTTGCAAGAAACGTTGAGCCAATGCACTCAAGAGATCAGTGCTGTGCAGGGCAGGTTACTTGAATTACTGGGTCGCTTTAGACAAATTCAAGGCCGAACGAGATTGCTAAAAGGTTTCTTACTGCACACTGATTTACATCCAGATTACCAGCCTGATAATCATGTAGCTCATAAGTATGTGCCTAACCTGTTCAATTGCGCTGAAGCCATAATCAAACCTGCTAGTGTTGATGTGAGTAACAGTGAACATGAGCTGATTTTACTGGATACGGTATCGAAAATTAAAGCCATTAGTCGCGATCTGCTGCCAGCAAAAGTACGTGAGCAAAATGTTGAAATGACTATGAGCGAGGTTGAAGACTTTGATATACCGGACAACCCACTCAAATTAGCGGTTGATCAGTACTTCTGTGAAGTAATAGATTCTGGCGTGCGTCAATCTGCATTGGAGTACTTGCAAGCGAATAAACTGGATTGGGCGGCTGAAAACTGGCTATATCAAGTGATTGGTGGCTATGAAGGCCTGCCTGATGAGCATAAAGCTTATTTTGAATTAGAACCGATTGGTGAGCCAGATCCTGTCTATAATGGTAACTTTATGATCCATGATGTGGAGCTTTGGTTAGCTTAAACAAGTTCGAGTTAGCTACATTAGAGTCATTCGATATCAAATAAAAAAGCAGCTGAGTTAATTCAGCTGCTTTTTTATTGGCTTCAATCCTTAGGTTTATTTTCAAAAAGCAGATTTAAAGCGCGATCTAGCTAGATAGGAATGTGATTGAAGAATATGGATGTAACGGTAACGCTGAATGTTGTTGCGACTCAGTTGTGCTTGTTGAGTGATATTGTAACGTCTAGATTAAATTGATTTAGCCATATATGTTACTCGAATAGTTTTGACTGGTATCAAGCTGAAATATTGTTCATTGAATTAGATAAATTCACTGCTATAAGTTTTTTGATTGGTATATTTATCTGTTATGAGGATGTGTTTTAGCTTTCAAAGCTAGGTTTGGAGAGTTAAAGTTATATTTCAAGGGTAAGTTGTTTAAAATCAGCTAGTTAAGGTTAGCTGTAAATATCCCCTTTCAAAGTGACTGGCAACTTATTGATCTCTAACATTGAAATATGTTGCATCTTGTTTCAGTATCCTTGTCGTTAAAAATAATTAAAACAAATTTTTTGTCGTTTTTAAGCGTATGCTTTCTGAAGTCGGCTTGAACTAGGAATACAACAATCATGACTAAATCATTATCAACTCGAATTTTTATCGGGTTATTCTTAGGGGTGCTACTGGGTAGCATTGTTCAATTTGCGCTAAATGACGTGGCGTTCTTTTCGGGTACTTTGGTTGAAGCCGCCTCCGGCATAGGCAAAATGTTCGTCAATATGATCATGATGCTAGTGGTGCCGTTAGTATTTGTCAGTATTGTTTGTGGTGTGTGCGAACTTCAAGATTTAAAAAGCTTTGGTCGTCTAGGTGGAAAAACATTTAGCTTTTACATTATCAACACTTTAGTCGCTATGACTGCCGCTTTCGCTGTTGCAATGCTGATTGAGCCAGGTAAAGGCGTCGACATGTCTAGCAATGTTGATGTTGCAATTACCGCGACTGAATTGCCTAACTTAATGACTTTAATCGTTAATATCGTGCCGAATAATCCATTCTCTGCCTTTACTTCAGGCAATATGCTGCAAGTGATTTTCATGGCGTTATTACTTGGTGGTGTGATTAAGTCATTAGGTGAAGTGGCTAAGGGAGCGGTTAAAGGTTTTCAAACTGCTAATGTGATTATGATGCGCCTTATTACAGTGGTCATGAGTCTTGCGCCAATCGGTGTATTCGCCCTGATGTTTAAATTAGGTGCCACTTTAGAGCCTGAAATCTTCTTCAGTGTTGTGCAGTATCTGCTGCTGATCCTTGGTTTGTTATTAGTGTGGATTTTTGTGGTTTACCCATATGCAGTCAGCTTCTTTACTCAAGTGACTGCCAAGCAGTTCCGTGAAAAAACCCGCGAGCAAATCTTGTTCTCGCTTTCAACTGCCAGTTCAAATGCCACGATTCCGGTCACTATGCGAACCTTAACTGACAAGCTTGGTGTTAATCGTGCCGTAGCTGGTTTTGGTGTTCCGCTTGGTGCAACGATGAATATGGGCGGCGTATCGATTTATATTACTATCGCGATTTTCTTTGTGGCGAATGCCTTTGGTATGCCAATCAGTGGTGAGCAAATCCCAGCATTATTGTTCAGTGTGTTTTTACTGTCAGTGGGCGCTGGTGGCGTTCCAGGTGGCGGGATGGTAATGATTGGTGTGCTTATCCATCAGATGGGCTTACCTGTTGAAGCCTTTGCGATTGTGGCTGCTCTTGACCGTATCATTGATATGGTACTGACTTCATGTAACGTAGTGGGTGATACCGCGGTATTAACTATCGTTGATCAAACTGAGAAGCCGCATCAATTAGATGCTGAAAAAGCATAAACTTTATAAACAACTGAAAAGAGGTCTGCATTTGCAGGCCTTTTTTTGTTTATGCTGATAAGGTAAATCAGTATCACTGACCAAAAGGGAGCGTTAAGTGAGATTAGCAATTGGAATATTATTAATACCATTGATGTTATTGATGGGCTGTCAGACAACAGAGCACCACGTTGAAGCATTGCCTCAATATACTTTTATCGCACACGATAATAATCTGCAAAGAGTTGAGTTAGCTCAATCAAAGGCTTTAGAGCAAGGAAAGTTATTGTTAGTCGTGATGGGGGCACAGTGGTGTCATGACAGCAGAGGTCTGGCGGGTAACTTTTCAGACCAAACAATGCAGCCAATTTTAACTTCGCGTTTTGAAACCGTATTCGTCGATGTGGCATATTTTGACGATATGCATAGCTTACCGCAAAAGTATGGTTATCCCGCTTACTTTGGCACACCGACTGTGATGGTTATTGAACCGAAAACGGGGAAGTTGCTTAATGAAGTCAATTTATCAAAATGGCAAAGTGCTGACAGTGTTCCGTTAGATGAATATATTGAGTTTTTCTCAACCATCGGCACTCAGCCTGTTGAATCATTACCAACATCACCGCAACTAGATGAGTTCATTGATGCTAATGTGGCCCACTTAAAGCAAGGTTTTGATTATCTACGTCCAATATGGGCTGCGGTGCGTAACGGGACTGAAACTGACTCTAAGCAGCTTCAACAGGTTGCGACTGAGATTTGGCAATATCGCACTCAATTACAAAAAGATATTCTAGCGATGAAGTTAGTGTTAGTGGCTGAGCCGGAAGCCACACTGGCATTGCCTGAATATACTGAATTTAGCTGGCAATAAATTAATGGAAACAATTAGTCCATAATTGCGAGCTTTTGTTTTATTTTGGCTAAATCATCTAGTATGGCATTGATGGCTATGTGTATGGGTAGCAAAGCCATTAAAGGTAAAGCATGTCTAAATAAATCAGATTTCATTATGTATTCGAATGTTTGGGTATATTCTGGAGGCAGAGCATAAGAGCTGTATATATAGAATAAAAGGTTCGAAACTATATAAAAATAAGCGGTATTGAATAGTAGGTTAATGCGCTTTTTAGGTGAAGAAAAATCCATATTCTGATCGCCTTGTTATAAATAATATTCAGTTGCAAATGCTTTTGTCGATTATTAATCAACCTTTTTAGAGATTAATGTTTGAGTATGTATATTTGAAGGCGTTAAGGAAGAAAATCGTTGCTGAGTTGCAATTTGATACACTTTCAACAAGTAAAAAAGTCAGTAAATTAATTTACTGACTTTTTGTATAAAATGATTTGGGTGCTACAGATTAATCTATATTAGGCTCATTGCTGTAATCAAGTCCATGATAGCTCAAGCAAGTATCAACTTCATTGGCACTACCTAAGATGACCGCTACACGCTGGTGAATCGCTTCTGGTTCAATGTCTAAGATATCGCCATAGCCTGTTGAAGCTTTGCCACCGGCTTGTTCTACCAACAAAGCCATTGGATTAGCTTCATACATTAAGCGTAGTTTGTATGGCTTCTCAGGGTTCTTGTTGTCAGTAGGGTACATAAAGATACCGCCACGACATAATACGCGATGAACATCGCCAACCATTGCCGCAATCCAACGCATGTTGAATGACTTTTCGCGAGTGCCGATTTTACCTAGCAATAAATCGCTAATGTAAGTTTGCATCGGCGCTTCCCAAAAGCGCTGGTTTGACATATTAATAGCAAATTCAGCGGTGTCTTTGCTGATGCTAACCGATTCATCAGTCAGTAAAAACTCATTAGTCTCTGGATCGAGTGTGTATAGCTGAGTACCTTGACCAGTTGTCAGTGCCATCATGGTTGATGGACCATAAAGTACGTAACCTGCGGCAACTTGTTTGCGGCCATTTTGTAAAAAGCTGCTTTCAGTAAACTCACCGCCTTGTGCTGGCAATACTGAGAAAATCGTGCCGACTAATGAGTTAATATCAATGTTTGATGAGCCATCTAATGGATCAAAACAAACTAGGTATTCACCTTGCTTATTAACTTCAACAACATAGTCTTCTTCTTCAGAGGCTAACCCGCGTACATTACCTTCGGCTTTAAGCGCATCTTTAAGCATGTCGTTAGTGATAACGTCGAGCTTCTTTTGGGTTTCACCTTGTACATTTTCTTGTTCTGTTGCGCCCAAAACACCCGCTAAAGCGCCATGGCGAACTGCTTGGCTGATTTCTTTTGAGCAATCAGCCAAACTTAAAATCAGTTGAGAAAGTGAAGCTGATACAGCTTGATTTGTAAGGGTTTGTGTCAAAGTTTGCATGCTTGTTCCTAAGACAATAGAGGTTAAGGTCGGTAACCAGTGGTTAATGTTCTAATTTATTGGCATAGATAATACCTTAGATCGGCTTTCATTACAGCGTGAAACAGCTGCACTTTATATGACTTCGGACTGATTTGTTATAAACTCAGGCGAAAATAAGCTTTCTCGTAGGCATCAGGGCCTGTTTATCTTTCAAGGTTGTTTTTGCTGCGAATTGTTGGCCACTTTAGCAAGATAGAGGTTTTGCTGTGTAGTTATTCTACATAAAAAACCTATAGCGCAGTTGAAAGTGGCCAACAAACGCAGCCCAAAGGGTTCGGTTAAAAACGTTTTACTCTGTGTTGCGCAAATTTAGCTTAGATTGCTAGGCTGCAATCCGCCCGCCTTGATTAAAACGCTTTTATCTCGAACAAAAGCTTACCTACAAAGATAAACAGGCCCTTGGTTAATAAATAATTAAAACAACGAAAATTTGCCTCGATTTACTGCAAGGAATAACAATGATTAATAATTGGAAGTCAGTGGCGATGTCTGCTGTTTCAGCGATTCCGCTAGTATTTGCTAGCTCACTTGTTTCACCTCACGTTATGGCCACTACAATGAAAATGACAGGTAATTCAACACCGCTCACCATTGAACGTATTCATGCATCACCAGCACTTGCTGGTTCAAGTCCTCGTGGTCTCAAGTTATCACCTGACGGCAGTCGCGTAACTTATCTTTCTAGTCGTGAAGATAACCAGCATTTTTATGATTTGTGGCAAATGGATATCAAAACATCAAAACGCAGCATGCTGTTAAATGCTGATGATTTAGCATCGGGTGAATTGTCAGACGAAGAGAAAGCTCGCCGCGAACGTCAACGTATTTATGGTCAAGGGATCATGGAATACTTTTGGGCTGAAAACAGTCAAGCGTTATTAATCCCTGCCGCTGGCAAACTGTATTATTTTACGCTTGCGGATAATAAAACGATTGAGCTAGATACTGGCGAAGGTTTTGTCACTGATGCGCGTTTATCGCCAAACGGGAACTTTGTTTCATTTGTCCGTGAGCAAAACATTTATGTATTAGCTTTAGATTCATCGACACTGACGCAATTGACTTTTGACGGTAAAGGGCCAATTAAAAATGGTATGGCTGAGTTTGTTGCCCAAGAAGAAATGGGCCGCATGACTGGTTACTGGTGGTCACCAGATGAGTCTTCAATTGCTTTTACTCGTATTGATGAGTCAGGTGTAGAGCTAGTGACTCGTAATGAGATTTATGCCGACGGAATTAAGCTAACTGAGCAACGCTACCCTTATGCTGGCAAAACTAATGTCGAGATAGAACTGGGAGTAATCAAGCTTGCAAAAGGCAATAACAAACAAACAGTTTCTTGGATTGATTTAGGCAAAGAGAAAGACATTTATTTACCTCGAGTTAAATGGCTACCAGACAGTCAGCATTTATCTTTTCAGTGGCAAAGCCGCGATCAGCAATCCCTCGATTTACGCATTGCTGATGTGAGTGATAGTGACAAGGCTAAAACTATTGTCGCCGAGCGCAGCAAAGCGTGGATAAATTTAAATGATGACTTACAGTTTTTAAAGCAGCAAGCGTCCTTTATTTGGGCATCTGAGCGTGATGGTTTTAACCACCTATATTTGTTCGATTTAAACGGCAAAGTACTTAAGCAGTTAACCCAAGGCGACTGGGTGGTGGATGCGCTTGAACTGGTAGATGAAAAAGCAGGTTGGGTTTACTTCTCTGGTCGAAAAGATAGCGTGGTTGAGCGTCATTTATACCGAGTGCCATTAGCTGGTGGTAAAATTGAGAAGTTATCATCTCGTAGTGGCATGCATTCA
This window of the Shewanella goraebulensis genome carries:
- a CDS encoding condensin complex protein MksE, producing the protein MLIEQLLRGEFICRTTNEDGWRALKNSQTFEKVEQYLNQINRTISSAAEGDVFFCGYLQLGEQEKKVISSQFKDICSALIPLVEWLVLVQESSGQDAPLSEGAPIRLTELQARIEDTPAFMEQLAKLSQYRLFGSTSSNVDNQIKLVFKRLVELGYLVKPNSEKQIYIATGKLDYLYEVIRFIDETEGLSLEAQAETATQRDLV
- a CDS encoding phosphoenolpyruvate carboxylase codes for the protein MSNNLHQAGVKLLKQLSRHADVVMDAYLAGSVNELTHDAAVIEKLKKSGILWRPEPDEELRLKRSVRALLEEALSDERNRQIDANVGSAFSTIKTLADHYKEARHNIDYGAAEAYLADLSEHVYSFTDSLRYSIRVLWSRINNEFGYVGSISAKIRENELAQSQVSELLNGLEMFQFSELSEIAGDIRELRRLLVTSLQETLSQCTQEISAVQGRLLELLGRFRQIQGRTRLLKGFLLHTDLHPDYQPDNHVAHKYVPNLFNCAEAIIKPASVDVSNSEHELILLDTVSKIKAISRDLLPAKVREQNVEMTMSEVEDFDIPDNPLKLAVDQYFCEVIDSGVRQSALEYLQANKLDWAAENWLYQVIGGYEGLPDEHKAYFELEPIGEPDPVYNGNFMIHDVELWLA
- a CDS encoding dicarboxylate/amino acid:cation symporter, which gives rise to MTKSLSTRIFIGLFLGVLLGSIVQFALNDVAFFSGTLVEAASGIGKMFVNMIMMLVVPLVFVSIVCGVCELQDLKSFGRLGGKTFSFYIINTLVAMTAAFAVAMLIEPGKGVDMSSNVDVAITATELPNLMTLIVNIVPNNPFSAFTSGNMLQVIFMALLLGGVIKSLGEVAKGAVKGFQTANVIMMRLITVVMSLAPIGVFALMFKLGATLEPEIFFSVVQYLLLILGLLLVWIFVVYPYAVSFFTQVTAKQFREKTREQILFSLSTASSNATIPVTMRTLTDKLGVNRAVAGFGVPLGATMNMGGVSIYITIAIFFVANAFGMPISGEQIPALLFSVFLLSVGAGGVPGGGMVMIGVLIHQMGLPVEAFAIVAALDRIIDMVLTSCNVVGDTAVLTIVDQTEKPHQLDAEKA
- a CDS encoding thioredoxin family protein — encoded protein: MRLAIGILLIPLMLLMGCQTTEHHVEALPQYTFIAHDNNLQRVELAQSKALEQGKLLLVVMGAQWCHDSRGLAGNFSDQTMQPILTSRFETVFVDVAYFDDMHSLPQKYGYPAYFGTPTVMVIEPKTGKLLNEVNLSKWQSADSVPLDEYIEFFSTIGTQPVESLPTSPQLDEFIDANVAHLKQGFDYLRPIWAAVRNGTETDSKQLQQVATEIWQYRTQLQKDILAMKLVLVAEPEATLALPEYTEFSWQ
- a CDS encoding class 1 fructose-bisphosphatase, giving the protein MQTLTQTLTNQAVSASLSQLILSLADCSKEISQAVRHGALAGVLGATEQENVQGETQKKLDVITNDMLKDALKAEGNVRGLASEEEDYVVEVNKQGEYLVCFDPLDGSSNIDINSLVGTIFSVLPAQGGEFTESSFLQNGRKQVAAGYVLYGPSTMMALTTGQGTQLYTLDPETNEFLLTDESVSISKDTAEFAINMSNQRFWEAPMQTYISDLLLGKIGTREKSFNMRWIAAMVGDVHRVLCRGGIFMYPTDNKNPEKPYKLRLMYEANPMALLVEQAGGKASTGYGDILDIEPEAIHQRVAVILGSANEVDTCLSYHGLDYSNEPNID
- a CDS encoding S9 family peptidase, encoding MINNWKSVAMSAVSAIPLVFASSLVSPHVMATTMKMTGNSTPLTIERIHASPALAGSSPRGLKLSPDGSRVTYLSSREDNQHFYDLWQMDIKTSKRSMLLNADDLASGELSDEEKARRERQRIYGQGIMEYFWAENSQALLIPAAGKLYYFTLADNKTIELDTGEGFVTDARLSPNGNFVSFVREQNIYVLALDSSTLTQLTFDGKGPIKNGMAEFVAQEEMGRMTGYWWSPDESSIAFTRIDESGVELVTRNEIYADGIKLTEQRYPYAGKTNVEIELGVIKLAKGNNKQTVSWIDLGKEKDIYLPRVKWLPDSQHLSFQWQSRDQQSLDLRIADVSDSDKAKTIVAERSKAWINLNDDLQFLKQQASFIWASERDGFNHLYLFDLNGKVLKQLTQGDWVVDALELVDEKAGWVYFSGRKDSVVERHLYRVPLAGGKIEKLSSRSGMHSAVFADNKPVYLDYFSSLSQPPQVSLHDETGKQLAWVEQNEVTKNHPLYDFAGLWEMPEFGELKAEDGQALQYRLFKPVPFDDSKKYPVVVRVYGGPHAQLVVNSWSEADYFTQYLLQQGFVVFQLDNRGSAHRGTDFEYVIYQNMGDAEVNDQKVGVDYLRSLPYVDGDNIGIYGHSYGGYMALMTQFKAPDYFKAAISGAPVTDWRLYDTHYTERYMGHPEKNKKGYDAGSILPYVKNYQSGLMMYHGMADDNVLFENSTRVYKALQDEGKLFQMMDYPGSKHSMRGEKVRNHLYKSLAAFLENELK